The DNA window GATCGCCTGCTCCCGCTGATGGAGTGGATCGCCGCAAATGCCGACGCCATCGTCGCCGGGCGGCCTGCCGGCTGACGCACGCGCCCGCCCGTCCCTTTCAGGAGACGATCGCGGCGATGCGCACGCTCCACTCCGTGCGCCGGCGGGGTAGGCGGTACTGCTCCGGCAGGGCGGGGCCGACCGAGGCCGACCCGACCCCCTGCTGCGCGTGATCGATGTTCAGCCACACCCGTCCGGTGTCGCGCAGCTCGTGCGGCTTTCCGGCGCGGGCGAGGTGGTGCGACGTCCAGCGCCGCGCAGTGAAGTCGAAGAGCGGGCATCCGTCGACGCGTAGCCCGGCATCCTCTCCCCGCAGCTCCAGCCAGCGTGTTCCCACATGGTTGCCGTTCTCCTGCGGCACGGGATAGGGCGTCTGCAGGGCGTCGACCGATGCGGCGAAGCGGCCGATGCGTGAGCCCTCGAACGAATCCGCGTAGGTCTCCCCGGGTCCGCGGCCGAACCAGGCGACCTCGCCCAGCTGCGCGGGCAGCGCGAACAGCAGTCCGAGACGCGGCACGACGATGTCGCGGTGCATGTACGGGGTGTCGGCCCAGGGCCCGGTGAAGTCGACCTCGGTCTCGAGCAGCAGGCCGTCGCCGTCGGGCGTCCACCGCATCATCCAGTCCACGCCGTGCGGGTGGGTGCGCGGAGCGGTGCGGCCGCGCACGACGAGCGATCCGGCATCCTCCGCGACGTCGTCGATGCGGTGCAGCAGGCGGTCCAGCGCGGTCCTGTGCCACACGGAGGCGAGGTCGTTCGTCTCGCCCTGACCATGGTCGTTCTCGGTGGGCGCCCGGTACAGGTCGAGCGTCGGGCCGTCGATCTCCAGATCACCGAGCCGCAGCATCCGGCCCGTCGTCCGGTCGAAGATCCCGGGGCCGATCTCGAGCGCTCCGGATGCCGCGCCGCGCGCTCGCCGCGTGCCGGACGCGGGCTCGCGAGGCGCGGGCGAGGACCCGTCGAGAACCCGCTGGCCCCACGCCACGACGTGCCCGGCGGGCGCCCAGCGCTCGTCGGACGCGAGCACCGCCTCCACGGTCAGCACCGCGTCCGCCGCTGTCGCGTCGATCCTGCCGACATCGACCGGGAGCGCGACCTCGACCGCCTCGCCGGCCGTCAGCACCGGCACGTCGAGCACGCCGCGGTCGACGGCCTCGCCCGCGATCTCGCGCGTCCACCGGAAGGTCAGCCCCGTGGCATCCGCGTCCTGCCGCCGGTGGCGGATGCGCACGACGTCGTCGACGGCGATCTCGAGCGGAGCGTAGGCCTTCGCCAGCTCGACGAGCCCCGGGGTCGGGGTGCGATCGCTGAAGACGAGCCCGTGCAGGCTGAAGCGCCCGCCGCGCGGCTCGTAGTCGACGTCGTCGCCGTGCATGATCATCGGCTGTCCGTCCGAACCGTCGACGGTGAAGCCGTGGTCGATCCACTCCCAGACGAAGCCGCCGCACAGGCGGTCGTGGGCCTCGATGATCCGCTGGTAGTCCTGCAGCGAACCGGGACCGTTGCCCATGGCGTGCGCGTACTCGACGAGGAGGAACGGCAGGCTCCGGCGCCGGGCATCGTCGGCGTCGGTGACCGCGATGACCTGGGTCGCGGCATCCGGCTCCCCCTCGACCTCGCGGTCCACCTCGTCGTCGAAGACGATCCCGTGCATGCCGAGGCGCCCGCCGCGCGGCTCCTCCCGGCGGCCGATCTGCTCGAGAAGCTCGAGCGAGGGGTACATCAGCGAGGCGAAGTCGGAGTCGCGGTAGCGCGGATCGCGTTCGTAGAGCACGGGCCGCGACGGGTCGCGGTCATCGAGCCACCGCCGCATGTCGCCGAAGGCGTCGCCGACCCAGCTCTCGTTCGCCAGCGACCACACGACGATGCTGGGGTGGTTCTTGTCGCGCTCGACCGTGCGGTGCAGGCGGTCCAGGAGCGCGTCGTGCCAGCGGGCGTCGGCCGGCGGGTTGCCCTCCCAGCCGGCGTAGATGAAGCCGTGCGTCTCGAGGTCGACCTCGAGCACGACCCACAGCCCGTACTCGTCGCAGAGCCGGAGGAACTCGGGATGCGGCGGGTAGTGGCTCGTGCGGACCGCGTCGATGTTCGCCCGCTTCATGAGCTCGATGTCGCGGATCATCGTCTCCCGGTCGAGCGTGCGACCGGTGTCGGGGTGGTGCTCATGCCGGTTCACGCCGTGGAAGGTGACCGGGCGCCCGTTCACGCGGAAGACGCCGTCCACGATCTCCACGCGGCGGAAGCCGACCGCGAGGGCCACGGTCTCGGTGTCGTCCACCGCGTGGCCCTCGGAGCGCAGCGTGCCGCGGTAGAGCCGAGGGCGACGCGCGCTCCACGGCTCGACGAGGACCGACACCGTCTCACCCGCGGAGATGCGGATGCCGAGCTCGGGGATCTCGACGACGGCCGGGCACGAGGCATCCACGCGCAGGGTGCCGATGCCGGTCGCGGAGTCGTAGTCGGCGTGCACGAAGTGGTCGTCGATGGCGCCGGCCGGTCGCGCGATCAGCTCGACGTCGCGGAAGATGCCGGGCAGCCACCACATGTCCTGGTCTTCGAGGTAGGTGCCCGCCGACCACCGGTGCACCCGCACCGCCAGCACGTTGCGGCCCGCGCGGACGGGGGCGTCGAACTCGAACGGAAGGCGGCTCCCCATCGACCAGCCGAGCTCGGCCCCGTTGAGCCACACCTTCGCGCACGAGTCGACGCCCTGGAACCGGAGCACCGCCCGTTCGAACCCTGCCGGCACGTCGAAGACCAGCCGGTAGTCGCCGGTCGGATTCTCCGTCGGCACGCGCGGAGGATCGAGCGGGATCGGATAGGCGGTGTTCGTGTAGAGCGGCCCCTCTTCGGTGCCGCGCATCGAGCGCGCCGGACCGCCGGCGAGAGGCGTGAAGTCCTCGAGCACCCAGTGCGACGGCACGGGCATGGCGTCCCAGCCGCCGTCGTCGAACCCGTCGCGGATGAAGGCGTCACCCGTTCCGGCGGCCGTCGGCGAGAGCCGGAATCGCCAGGAGCCGTTGAGCGAGAGGACGGATGCATCGCTCGGCGCGTCCGCTCGGGGGCGGCGCCGGCCGGCGCCCGGTCGGAAGGACTCGACGTAGGCGCTCATCCCGCACCGCCGGGGGCGTCGTCGTCGATCGGCGTGGGAGCCGGCCCGAGCGCGTCGATCTCGGCCCACAGGTCGTCGGGGATCGTCTCGGCCTCCAGTGCGTCGAGCTGGGTCAGCCGCGGGACCGAGGACACCCCGACGACCGTCATGTCCACGAGCGGCGAGCGAGTCGAGAACCGGAGCGCAGTGGCGCGAAGAGTCGTGCCGTGCGCGGCGCAGACGGCTTCCGCCCGGCGCGCCCAGTCCTGCAGCGCGGCGGAGGCGGGACGGTAGCCGTAGGAGGGCGCGGCTGCCGGCGCCCGGCCGGCACCGGCCCCGGTCGTGGTGCCGCCCGTCGCGCCGGTCGCGAGGATGCCCGCGCCGAAGGGGGCGGCATTGACGACGCCCATGCCGCGAGTCCGCGCGTTCTCGAACAGGGCGGCGGCGCTCCGGTCGACGAGGGTGAAGCGGTTGTGGCTGAGCACCACGTCGAAGGCGCCGGTGTCGACGTACCTCGTCATGAGCGGGATCGGCCCGGCCGCGATGCCGATGGCATCCACCGCACCGCTGTCGCGCAGCTCGAGCATCCCCGCGAGCGCGCCGCCCGGGGCGACGGCCTCCTCGTACGACACGGTGTACGGATCGTGCAGGTGCAGGAGCCGGACGCGATCGACGCCGAGGCGGCGCAGGCTCTCCTCGTAGGAGCGCAGGACGCGGTCGCGGTCGAAGGCGCCGGTCTCCGGGTCGCGGTCGACCTTGGTGACGACCCGCGACGCGGCGTCGCGGACGGCGGGCAGCGCCAGACCGAGCACGGGCTCGGAGCGGCCGCCGGCGTACTCGTTCGACGTGTCGATCGTGCGCCCGCTCGCCAGCATCGCCGTCGCCAGTTCCACAGCCGCGCTCTCCTGCGGCGATCCGGGGGCGGTTCCGCGACCGAGCCCGGACGTGCCGAGGGCGACCGTCGTCACCTCGATCCCGGTCCGGCCGAGCGTGCGGGAGGGCGGTGAGAGAGTGCTCACTGAATTTCCATTCTGTGGTGAATCTGATCTCACCTTACTGATGGAAGTCCGCTCGCGCCCCTCCTCGCATGAGCCCCTGTCTACGCGGTCCCGCCGTCGACGAGCGGGATCACCTGGCGGCCGAACCGCTCCAGATCCTCGAGCGGCGGTGAGAACTGGAGGAGGAGCGTGTCGACGCCGACGGCCTCGAAGTCGCGGATGCGTCCAGCCACGGTCTCCGGCGTGCCCACCAGGTTCGGCCGCAGGCCCCGGTTCGAGACGGAGTAATCGGCGAGCGCGACCTCGACGTCGAGGTTCGAGTTCTCGACGAAGGCGCGGTACGAGTCGTAGGCCGGACCCTCGGTCACGGCGGTGATCCGTCGCACCTCTTCCTGCGCCTCCTCCTCCGTGTCGCGCACGACGACGAAGGCCGACATGCCGATGTGGGCGAGGTCGGGGCGTCCGACCTCCGACCGCCGGCGCCTCATGTCGCGGATCTTCTCCTCGAGCTCGGTGACCGTGCCGCCGTGCGTCACGTAGGCGTCGGCGAACTCGGTGATGGCCTCGCGTCCGGCCTCACTCTCGCCGCCGGCGTAGATCAGCGGCGCCGAGACCGGCTTGGGCTCGAGATGCGTCCCGTCGAAGGCGTAGTGCGCACCATCGAACGAGTACGGCGTGTGCTGCCACAGCCCGCGCAGCACCTCGACGTACTCGCGGGTGACCGCGTAGCGCGCGTCGTGGTCGCCGAAGGGAACGCCGTACTGCCGGGCCTCCTCCGCCCACCATGCGGAGACGATGTTCAGCGAGAGACGGCCGGCTGCAGCATCCTGGATCGTCGCCAGCTGCCGCGCCGTCAACGCGGGCGGATGGAACGCGGGACGCACCGCCAGCATGATCTCCAGCTCGTGCGTCGTGGCGGCGAGGCCGGCGGCGACCGCGGTCGCGTCGAGCACCGGACCCGACGGTCCCTTGATGTCGTTGAGGTTCAGCTCGGGCACGAGGGTGAGCGCGAAGCCGGACGCCTCCGCCGCGGC is part of the Microbacterium lemovicicum genome and encodes:
- a CDS encoding aldo/keto reductase, with amino-acid sequence MSTLSPPSRTLGRTGIEVTTVALGTSGLGRGTAPGSPQESAAVELATAMLASGRTIDTSNEYAGGRSEPVLGLALPAVRDAASRVVTKVDRDPETGAFDRDRVLRSYEESLRRLGVDRVRLLHLHDPYTVSYEEAVAPGGALAGMLELRDSGAVDAIGIAAGPIPLMTRYVDTGAFDVVLSHNRFTLVDRSAAALFENARTRGMGVVNAAPFGAGILATGATGGTTTGAGAGRAPAAAPSYGYRPASAALQDWARRAEAVCAAHGTTLRATALRFSTRSPLVDMTVVGVSSVPRLTQLDALEAETIPDDLWAEIDALGPAPTPIDDDAPGGAG
- a CDS encoding glycoside hydrolase family 2 TIM barrel-domain containing protein, giving the protein MSAYVESFRPGAGRRRPRADAPSDASVLSLNGSWRFRLSPTAAGTGDAFIRDGFDDGGWDAMPVPSHWVLEDFTPLAGGPARSMRGTEEGPLYTNTAYPIPLDPPRVPTENPTGDYRLVFDVPAGFERAVLRFQGVDSCAKVWLNGAELGWSMGSRLPFEFDAPVRAGRNVLAVRVHRWSAGTYLEDQDMWWLPGIFRDVELIARPAGAIDDHFVHADYDSATGIGTLRVDASCPAVVEIPELGIRISAGETVSVLVEPWSARRPRLYRGTLRSEGHAVDDTETVALAVGFRRVEIVDGVFRVNGRPVTFHGVNRHEHHPDTGRTLDRETMIRDIELMKRANIDAVRTSHYPPHPEFLRLCDEYGLWVVLEVDLETHGFIYAGWEGNPPADARWHDALLDRLHRTVERDKNHPSIVVWSLANESWVGDAFGDMRRWLDDRDPSRPVLYERDPRYRDSDFASLMYPSLELLEQIGRREEPRGGRLGMHGIVFDDEVDREVEGEPDAATQVIAVTDADDARRRSLPFLLVEYAHAMGNGPGSLQDYQRIIEAHDRLCGGFVWEWIDHGFTVDGSDGQPMIMHGDDVDYEPRGGRFSLHGLVFSDRTPTPGLVELAKAYAPLEIAVDDVVRIRHRRQDADATGLTFRWTREIAGEAVDRGVLDVPVLTAGEAVEVALPVDVGRIDATAADAVLTVEAVLASDERWAPAGHVVAWGQRVLDGSSPAPREPASGTRRARGAASGALEIGPGIFDRTTGRMLRLGDLEIDGPTLDLYRAPTENDHGQGETNDLASVWHRTALDRLLHRIDDVAEDAGSLVVRGRTAPRTHPHGVDWMMRWTPDGDGLLLETEVDFTGPWADTPYMHRDIVVPRLGLLFALPAQLGEVAWFGRGPGETYADSFEGSRIGRFAASVDALQTPYPVPQENGNHVGTRWLELRGEDAGLRVDGCPLFDFTARRWTSHHLARAGKPHELRDTGRVWLNIDHAQQGVGSASVGPALPEQYRLPRRRTEWSVRIAAIVS
- a CDS encoding LLM class flavin-dependent oxidoreductase, translating into MRFGYWTPTFGGWLRNDPDEGVPATFAYVRDLAAAAEASGFALTLVPELNLNDIKGPSGPVLDATAVAAGLAATTHELEIMLAVRPAFHPPALTARQLATIQDAAAGRLSLNIVSAWWAEEARQYGVPFGDHDARYAVTREYVEVLRGLWQHTPYSFDGAHYAFDGTHLEPKPVSAPLIYAGGESEAGREAITEFADAYVTHGGTVTELEEKIRDMRRRRSEVGRPDLAHIGMSAFVVVRDTEEEAQEEVRRITAVTEGPAYDSYRAFVENSNLDVEVALADYSVSNRGLRPNLVGTPETVAGRIRDFEAVGVDTLLLQFSPPLEDLERFGRQVIPLVDGGTA